tattaaattatgaaattttttattttaattagcttaataacaataattttttagaaaatttaaaataaataaatatataaaaaatattttatcatgaCCAACCcattaattcataaaaaaaccataaaatttttatattatgattggaacaatctattttatttattgataaatttttattagacaagagaaaatcaaaatagacatacctATTTTTCATGtaaattattattactattgtTATTGGTGAGTTTTATGGTGTCTTTTATTATAGTGCTTAAATTGCCTAACTTgcttttaaaagtaaaaaataaaatgtttaaaataaaaagtaaaatatttaaaatttattaaatattatgtaTTTGTCTTTTTTAGTAAGTTAGGCACAATATCAAAGGCACCATagcagaaattatttttaatatagaaaTAGAGATGATGTTTTGGTTGAATATTGATATTTGAAATGTATTACGTGTTGCACCACGCCCCCACGTGTTGGCCAATACGCTGCCATGTGTCCAACACGCTCTCCATGTATTGATTTTTCACCTACAAAATTCACCCATCTATAATTATACCAAATAATCTCATTTCCcaaaaaacacaaatatttttttcatataaaaaaaaatcagccGCACCATAGCATTcaccattgttattattatttcaacCAACAGCACACAGTCAAACAATGTTATCTATATCGAGTATGAAAAGTGTTTTTCTAACacagttaaaaaaaaatttaaatgtgaTGTGTGTGTGACCTGGGAGAAATTTATGGCCTCAAATAAGAAagcttttatttatttaaaaatgtgAATGTTAATTATAATGCAGAAGAGTACACGTGGTGGAAAATTTGgtcaaaataaaagaagaaatgaTTTTGGAATGTTATATTTGACAGCTCTTCCTAACCGCGGCGGTTGGTCTCAATAACATAAAACATCACGTGAGCAAGTGAACACAATGAATAGTAAACCTCCTTCTTTAAGTGACTAGTACCTACCAAATGTGTGTTTTAGTTAATTATATGGTTAAGTGTGATTTCGGTCTTAGCGTAAAtgtcaaaaatttattttgttttgaatctttttttttacaaaataatttcaaaagtttaacttaattttaaaattatcatttttaccaaattttttatttttattactaaattatccctaactaaaaaatataaaataaaataaaataaaataaagaaaacggGAAAAGGAGGAAGGGAAGGTGGAGAATCTCCACGGGACGCCGCTGCTGCTGCTCCTTTCTTCCTGAGCACACACTCACACTAACTGCAAGAAAGGAGAGAGCaaagggagagagaaagagaagagaggaaggaAGCTCTTCTTGTCGCCACACCTCTGCTCTCGTCGTAATTCGCAGTTCCGTTGACCACCACAGCTCTCTCCTCGTCGTGATTTGCATCCTGCCACCACCGCATCGCCGTTCTTGTTGCAATTCGCGGCGTCACCACCACTGTCGTAGCCCTTTCCACGTGATCCGCCACCACCACTGCAGCTCTCCTCCCCTCGCGATTTGCAATTAACCTCCGCAACCTCTCCCCCCTCACCACCGCCTCGAGGTCCCTACAGTgctgtttcaatttttttattattttcttttttaatttttcaaatttaaaggAAGGTGTTTTGCTTTTGTTtatttcattgttgttgttgttgatacTTCTGGTTGCTTCtgcttctatttttgcttttggttctgtttttgttgttgttctgaTTCTATTATCTATtcttattattgttgttatttttctagttgttgtttgatttttgttatTCTGCTTCTACTTTTTGCTTCTGCCTGCTTCTGTTTCTATGTTTGCTTATGCCTCTGCGCTTCTGCTTCTGGATGATTTTGGGGAAGAATAGGGGAGGGATATTTTTTGTCCAAAGAacgattttaaaactaaattaaacttTCGGGACCATATTGTAGCGAAAAAAAGGCCGaggacaaaataaatttttgaccTCTACGTTAGaaaccaaaatcgtacttaacccttaATTATATCATCTCTTCTGTAGTAGATAGGTTGTCATTAGAAAATTAAAAGCTACTTATTAAATATGtttaatactaattaattactatatataCTGAGCATAGTTAGTAACTCTTTTTCAATTTGGACAAAGCGAAGACATAGATTCATTTAACATTTTAAAGAAGAATAAATCTAACTTCAATTTGGGCAATGTACTCCATTCCCATTCTACTGTGTATTGCTACCttattatatacaaaaaatttatatatctcAATTTCAAATTGGTCAATACATTattaataaagacacaaacaaaTATAGATAGGCACATAGAACATGGCAAACCTTTTAGTTTCAAACAAAATCTGTCGTTTCTGCTATATTGGTAAGACAAGAACAACTATCTTGGCTCCTTGGGAATGGTACGTAAGTCCAAATAATATTTGTGAGTGAAATACCCCACTAGAGCTTTACATAAGCCAGTTGTGTGCCTCTGAATTGCATAATATTTTTCTAACGAGAGTActccatgaaaaatttgtaAAGGAACGTACTATTTTCTAGCGTGATGTCATAGTTTTATAGGTGACGATTTGAGGACATATGAGAGTGAAGAGAATCTAATGACGATTTGGGTTGGCACGTATGCGACTGTGGTCTGTGTACGCGACATTGCAAAAAATTGGACTTATGCGTACACGGAAGGCATGCATACGCATAGCCATCCAATTTTGCAGAAaatgtattttttctttttaaccaTTTTTCGAGCTTTCTAAACCTCTATGAATCCTGTTATAAGTCTAGAGTTGGTATAATAGAAGTTAGAGGAGTTAAGAACGAAACCAAGTGAGTTGAGAGAGTGAATTGTGGGAAGATGGGTTAAATGTAATGAGAGTTATGATGGGGATGAGTATGATAGTGAGAAATGAGAATGGTTGATGATGACTAAGTATGGTGAGAATGATTACGATAGTGAGAGATGATGAATGATTAATTATGATATGATGAGGATGGTTATGATATTGTTGAAAGAGTGTGATGAATGAATTTGATTAAGATATGatgagaatgattatgataTTAAGAGgtgatgaatgattgattatgattgagatATGAAGAGAATGACTATGAAAATGAAAGTGAGTTTGATTGAAATGTACCTGCTTGAAAAATGCAGTGGAGTGATTTTACTTGCCGTGAAAGAGTGATTCTACTTGCTCTTAGATGTGATTGAAATGTAGTGGAGTGATTCCACTTGCCGTAGTAGAGTGATTCTACTTGCTTCCAGATGTGATTACACTTGCCAAATATACCTGTCTGGGTAGACACAGTGGAGTGATTCCACTTGCTCCAGACATGTTGGGTTTGGCTGTATAACTGACAGATAAGACTCATcggccataggacaggcatataTAATTTTCATTTGTTTTGATTTGTTTGGGTTTGCTATTTGTCTTGACTTGCTTAACTGTACATATTAAATGATTATGTGCTAATTGCTTTACCTGAATTTACTTGTGTATTATTTGTTTGTCTTGCTTGTGTTTGCATAACTGAGAGGTCCCTCATGCTGGTGTCGGTTGATGCTAGGGCTGCCCTTGATGAGATGAAATGATGAAATGATTGaataataaatatgaatattgaatGAGATTATTTGAGCTCCTTAGGTAGATGCaatggttcgtcccacttgctctgGGTGGAAGTATGATGAGTTGATTTTTAATCGTTGAATTTGAACTATCTAAGGGCTATTCTGTTTGAAATTTGGAGAGTTATGgagaaaatgataaaaaatgaattagagtagaattttctAGGACATTTGCCTAATCATGGATTAATGAGAATCTAGGATGGAAAGACCATTGTGTGGAAGCATAAGATTGCTTAGTGAGTTTCCTATTACcttatattgtatttatttgacaTTTTTACTGTTCTAAAAACTCATGGGTTGGGGGTTCTGATTCTGTatatattctttgtttttcaaatgcaAGTCCTAGTGCTCCATAGTGAGCTGGAGTTCGTCTGGAAGACGGCGAAGTCTACTTTGAGTTTTGTTCtgtattttatatatactaCAAGAGACACGCCGAATAGCGGCGGTTCTTTTAGGGATTTGCGGCGGTTAAAAACTGCCGCGAAACATAATTCCAGCGGTTCGTTAAGCGTCGCCTATTAGGGGTGGTAATATGATTTTGTGGCGGTTCTAACTAACCGCTGGCATAACCGCCGCAAATCAAATAATTGATTTTGCGGCGGTTACAGAACCGCTGCTATTTCAATAgtggatttttaaaaaaatctgcGACGGTTTTTAAAACCGCCACAAATTTATGTgggttttttttaaaaaatgcgACAGTTTTAAACCGCCGCAAGTTCATACAAGAGCTTAAAAAAGCTAATTAACTACTCAAATGGTTTATACCATTTCTCTTTACTATAACATATtttctttacatcatatttatCATACTTGAGATATTAACATAAAGAAACACTAAATAAACAATAGATAGATTATACCAGTCCAATCCCATCCCCTACCCTTGATTCCTTCAAAGCTCCAGTTAGCATATACTGCAAGAGCAGTTGTCACCTATCAATTAcataaaaatttttagttaCAGTAGAAGAAAATCAAGCCAACACATATcattaatttcaaaaacatGAATTTGGTTACTATTTATCATCACTCCCCACAAATACTAATTCAAAATAACAtcaatttatgttttcaagtCTTCCTAAAATTATCCTAGTTCTCTATAGAACAAGAAAAGTAAGAAACTTGTAGTAAAATAACAACATACCCTTAACTGAGCTACATTTTAGTAAAGCATCAATTATTGCAGTGTAAGGAGTTTTGAAGTCAGATCCTTTGCCTCTCTAAAACCCTGTATTTTATATAGAGAAACTGAGAAAGTTGCTGCTAAAGAACCATCTCAAACCAATAGAAAAATTTAAGATAGTgttgtaaatatttttgttctgTTATGACCAATATTTGCAATCCCTATAACTGCTAAACAATTATCACAATGAAACTTTCGATCTTACAAGATCATGGATCAGAGCAAAACCTTCATTAGTAAGTTATATAATGAGACAAATGTATATATTTTAAAGATAGAAATTTTCCCaaactaaataaaacataaaatgtAATGGCAAACTGCAGAAATTGATATGTAGTTACTTAATAAACAATTCCAGCAGGTACTAAACCTAAATAGAATTGAATTAATACCACTGACAAGAGTGTGTAACAATGTTTTCTACGTAAAATAGCATAAGAACTTCATGGGCACACAAGACAAAACAATTATAACAGTGACCACACAGTACACATATGAACATATGAATAAAGCAGAATGTTTAACTCAACATTTTTCCATAAATTTGAGAACCAACATAAAACTAATTTTCACTTCTTAACTTGACATGCCAATGCTACAGCCAAATTAATGATCATTAAATCATCATCTAAGTCCAGTGGTCATAGAGGAGAAAATGCTAAGGCTGGCCTTACCTCCAAAAAATTATCTTGTCTAAAGTATTTACATGTCACAGCTTTAACAAGCAAGCTTTTGTTCCAACGGCTCTCTTTACCATCCAATATCCCTGCATCCATTGAAAACAGCTAGCTGCTCAACACTACCAAGCATCAAACAGGGTATATAACATTTTACAATGAACCACGCACCTCAACTATGCTTGGAATAAGTTTGAATCCTGAGTCGAAAATGCATCACTTCCATTTACAAACTTAGCCAATAGAGAATCTTTATTCATAGGTCTGTCAGCCGCAAAATATAGAAACAGACTATAGTTCAGTTTAGCAGGAACCTGATGTCGATGAAAGCAAAAGAAATCTTCTTGAGAAACTGATTTATAAGCATACACAAATTTATGATTCCAATCGAACACCATTTCAGAAAAATCAAGCACTACATTAATGCTTCCTGAGTTATTCAACAGGAAAGCCAGTGAAGGCATCAAACATATTCCACTATAAACACCATACTTTTAAAGTTAATCAATTTTACATTCAATGATATTGGCTTAAAATTATGGATTAACAGCTATAGATACTTTCATGGTACGTATAGCTGGGGATGTGGGAGATTCACAATAGGCATATAGTTTCATGGTACCTAATAATGGCTTTTTTTAACACTCTTTCTTGAACACTTCTGCATCAAATGGATTTCACTTTgcaataaaaaaggaaaaataatatcCATACCAAAAGATTAATGACAAAGATAAATGGAAGCTTTTTCCCAGCTTCCGACTGCAATTCAAAAGGAGGAACATATGAAAATAAGTTAATTGATAGTTTAGTATCTTAGCAGAAAGATTTATCAGCATGTCCAAACAAATCAAACATCTCTTCTCCATCTCTACTTAATAAAAACTTCGTTTTACCTGAACCAGACATCTAGGATGCAGAGCAATTTTGTCTACAGATTGTTCGACTGTGAACCAATCAACTGCTATGAGCCTCAAAAGCGGATCTCCTCCAACTACCTGCGTCATAAATTTCCATGTCCATAATATTCAGccaaaaccaaaaaatataCAACAAAACTATGCACAAGCAGataaagatatattttaaaatatgtatAGTTCTTAAGTTGAAAGATATATTTGAATTCACATAATTGATTAGAGTTTACATGATCAATATAAGGAATGGGTCCTAACACATGAATTAGTTAACATGATAACGAAGTGGGATTGAAAGAATTGCTTTTCGTAAACATAAGACTAAACCGTTGAATAATAACAAAGcacctaataaaaaaataatccaCACAAACAGGCTCctataaaaaaattacctacTAATTAAATACTAACCTTCAAAGTAAGCTTCATAAGGTGTTAGTTAATGATAATTTAGAACATTACTAAGTAATCAAGTGGAAGACTTGGTTCatgaaattaataaataaacacAAGTGAAGATGACAGCTGAAACAAGATTAACCATCAAAATCAAGGAATTCAGTCATTTATACCACAAATCTCAAATCTCAAAGTGAAATTGATTCAATAACATTGCAAAGTGATCAGATAATGTTTGGTTTCAGCAGTGCACTAAATAAAAGTACATTGATTATTCTGCTCAGGTATTCAAGCTTTTCTTGCACAATGTTGTGTATATGGATTATGGACCCATCTAGCAAGATATATACTCACATTAATAATCGAGGAATTAATGCCTTTGAAC
Above is a genomic segment from Arachis stenosperma cultivar V10309 chromosome 1, arast.V10309.gnm1.PFL2, whole genome shotgun sequence containing:
- the LOC130972575 gene encoding uncharacterized protein LOC130972575, whose translation is MQQRLVTATASISSMLLLYSSTQVVGGDPLLRLIAVDWFTVEQSVDKIALHPRCLVQSEAGKKLPFIFVINLLVPAKLNYSLFLYFAADRPMNKDSLLAKFVNGSDAFSTQDSNLFQA